The Chamaesiphon minutus PCC 6605 DNA window AGTTTGGAGAGATGCTGAGGTATCGGTGAAAAATCGATCGCTTACACATCCTTCCGGCATCACTAAATGCGCTGTGAGAGCGGTTTGGGTCGTGCTCATCGCCCAGATATGCAGATCGTGAACTCGTGTCACCCCTGGTAAATCCTCCAAGAAAGTCCGCACTGCGATTGGCTCTATCTGTTTGGGAACTCCATCTAAGATTAGATCCAGAGCCTCTCTAAATAAATTCCAAGTCCCAAATATAATTACCACAACGATAATCAAACTAATAACTGGATCGAGCCATAGCCACCCTGTCAGCAAGATCGCGATGCCAGCTAACACCACTCCCACCGACACCAGCGCATCGGCAGCCATATGCAAAAATGCACCGCGAATATTTAGGTCGCGTTCTCGTCCCGACATAAATAACAGCGCAGTGATAGTATTGATTACTACCCCAATTCCCGCGACCAAAATCACCGTACCACCAGCAACCGGACTAGGATCTGACAACCGACGAATTGCTTCCCAAGCAATGCCCCCCATTGCTAACAGTAACAGAATCGCATTTAGTAAGGCTGCCAAAATTGAGGAACGGCGCAGTCCGTAAGTATACTTGCGATTGGGGGGACGCTGGACGAGATAACTTGCTGCCCATGCCAACAACAATCCCAAAACATCGCTGAGATTATGTCCAGCATCTGCTATTAATGCTAATGAATGGGAAATTGCCCCAAACCAAGCCTCAACTAATACAAAGCCAATATTCAAACTCGTACCGATTAAAAAGGCTCGATTATATGTTTTTGGAGCATGGCTGTGCTGGTGAGGATGAACCATCGCAATGACCTCAATAAATAGAATAGATTATAGTGCAATTACACTTTTTCGATCCCTGCCGAACTCGAAGCGCAAGCGCGACGACAAGTCGTTCGATAACTAGTTATTGAATCTTGAAATGTAAATTGCCACAACTAGCGCAATAATTCCACTTAATAAAAATGTTGTGGATGCACCAGCATAAAACCAGATTAGTCCAGCGAAAGAACTCGCGAGTAGTGTAGCAATACTTTGAAATGCAGTAAAAGTACCGATCGCTGTT harbors:
- a CDS encoding cation diffusion facilitator family transporter, with translation MVHPHQHSHAPKTYNRAFLIGTSLNIGFVLVEAWFGAISHSLALIADAGHNLSDVLGLLLAWAASYLVQRPPNRKYTYGLRRSSILAALLNAILLLLAMGGIAWEAIRRLSDPSPVAGGTVILVAGIGVVINTITALLFMSGRERDLNIRGAFLHMAADALVSVGVVLAGIAILLTGWLWLDPVISLIIVVVIIFGTWNLFREALDLILDGVPKQIEPIAVRTFLEDLPGVTRVHDLHIWAMSTTQTALTAHLVMPEGCVSDRFFTDTSASLQTYFGIDHSTLQIETGHPDYPCHLESESHV